Below is a window of Variovorax sp. TBS-050B DNA.
GCGCCCACCGTCACGCCGCTCACGGTGACCGAGGCGGTGCCGATGCCGCCCTTCATCGCGCAGTGCAGGCCGAACAGCTTGCCCACCAGCGCGCCGCTGCCGGCGCCCACGTTGCCTTCGGCCGGCATGGCGGCGCGGGCCGCTTCGCAGGCCGCGTAGCCCGCGGCGGCATCGGGGCGGATGCGGGCGTCGCCCATCGGCAGGTCGAACAGCACGGCGGCCGGCACGATCGGCAACGTGCCGAAGCGCACGTCCATGCCGATGCCGCGTTCCTCGAGCCAGCGCATCGCGCCCTCGGCCGCCGCAAGGCCCCAGGCGCTGCCGCCCGCGAGCATGACGCCGTGCACCTGCTGCACCAGGTTGCCGGGCGAGAGCAGGTCGGTCTCGCGCGTGCCGGGCGCCGCGCCGCGCACGTCCACGCCGGCCACCGCGCCCTCGCGCGCGAGGACCACGGTGCAGCCGGTGGGCCGGCGCGTGTCCGAGAAATGGCCGACCTCGATGCCGGGAACGTCGGTGATGGCGCCGGAAGACGGCGGCGCCGAAGCGGAAGGTGCGGAGGACGGGAGGGGCATGGCGGCCGATTATGGGACGGCGTCCGCCGAGCCTGTTTACGCGATGTAAGGAGCGCGGGCGCCGCCGCATCGTGCCGCAGGCCCTACGATCGCCGCATGACAGTCGAAAGCAATTCCGCCACCGGCGGCGCCGCGCGCCACGTCGTGGTGATCGGCGCGGGCGCCGTGGGCAGCGCCACCGCCATCGAAGCGCTGCGCGCGGGCCTGCGCGTCACGGTGATCGAGCCCGGCGAACCCGGCGGCCCGCAGGCCACGAGCTACGGCAACGCGGGCTGGTTGTCGTCGCATTCGGTGGTGCCGCCCGCGCTGCCCGGCGCATGGCGCAAGGTGCCGGGCTGGCTCGCCGATCCGCTCGGTCCGCTCGCGGTGCGCTGGCGCCATCTGCCGCGCGCGCTGCCCTGGCTGCTGCGCTATCTCGCCTCGGGCTGGACCGAGGCGCGCGTGCAGCGCACGGCCGATGCGCTGCGCACCCTGCTGGCCGACGCGCCGGCGCTGCATGCGCGGCTCGCGGGCGAGGCCGGCGTGCCGCAGCTCATCGAGCGGCGCGGGCTGTTGCATGCCTATCGCTCGCGCGCGGAGTTGGAGGGCGATGCGCTCGCCTGGCGCGTGCGCGGGCGCACCGGCGTGCAGTGGGAGGAATGGTCCGCGGCGCAGTTGCGGCAGCGCGAACCCGACCTCGATGCGCGCTACACGCTCGGCATCTTCGTGCCGGAGGCGGGCCACTGCCGCAACCCGGGCGCCTACGTGGCCGCGCTCGCGGCCCATGCGCAGGCGGCCGGCGCCGGGCGGGTGGCCGCGCGTGCGACGGGTTTTCGCATCGAGGGCGGCCGGCTGCGTGCGGTGCGCACCGAGGCCGGCGAGATCGCCTGCGATGCCGCCGCCATCTGCGCCGGCGCGCGCTCCGGGCCGCTGGCCGCGGCGGCGGGTTCGCCGGTGCCGCTCGAATCGGAGCGCGGCTACCACGTGGTCGTCGAAGGCACCACGGCCGGGCCGCGCACGCCGATGATGGTGGCCGACGGCAAGCTCATCGCACACTGGATGGACGGGGGCCTGCGCGCGGCGGGACAGGTGGAGATCGGCGGGCTCGAGGCCGCGCCCGACTGGCGCCGCGCCGAGATCCTGCTGCGTCATCTGCGCGCGATGTTCCCGGCGCTGGCGTCAGCGCCGGCGGCTTCGGCGAAGCACTGGCTCGGCCATCGGCCCAGCCTGCCCGACGGGCTGCCCTGCATCGGCAGCGCGGCGGCGAGCGCCGACGTGGTGCTCGCCTTCGGACATGGCCACGTGGGCCTCTGCGGTTCGGCGCGCACCGGCCGCCTCGCCGCGCAACTGCTCGCGGGCGCCGCACCGGAGATCGCGCTCGCGCCCTTCGATCCGCGGCGTTTCGGCTGAGGCGCCGAGCGCTCAGCGGTAGCGCTGGTAGACGCTGGCGCGGCCGTCGGCCTGCACCAGCAGCACGTCGTAGGGATCGCGCCGGCCGCCGTAGGCGGGGCCGTCCATCCCCGGCGAACCGATCGGCATGCCCGGCACCGCGAGGCCGACGGCCTTCGGCTTCTCACGCAGCAGCCGCTGGATCTCGCGCGCGGGAACGTGGCCTTCGACCGCGTAGCCGCCCACCACGCCCGTGTGGCAGCCGCCCATGCGCTCGGGCACGCCCAGCCGTGCACGCACGGCCGCGTTGCCGTCGGCGTGCACGCGGGTCGTGAAGCCGTGCGCTTCGAGGTGCTTCACCCAGTCCTCGCAGCAGCCGCAGTTCGGGTCCTTCCAGACCTCGATCGTCGGTGCGGCGGCCGGGGCGGCCGAAACGGCCCAGGGCCATGCCGTGGCCGATGCCAGCCCCAGCATCGGCGCGGCGCGCAGCAGAAGGGTGCGTCTTTGCATCTCAGTTCTCCCGGGAGGATTCGTTCAATCGGCCGCGGGCCTTGTCGGCCCAGGCCTGCAGATTGTCGAGCAGGTCCTTCTGGCTGAAGGAGCAGCTTTCCTCGCTGAACAGCGCGCTCGATTCGAGCCGGTCGAGCAGGTTCAGCAGCACCTCGCCATAGCGCGGCGGTAGGGCCGCGAGCAGCTCGGCGCTCGCGCGGGCCTCGTCCGACAGAGCGGTCACCGGGCCGCCGCTGCCGTTGCGGAGCGCCTCGATGCGCCCGGCGATCGCGTCGAGCTGCGATGCAGGGGCGCTCATCGCGACGGCCTTCCGGGCGGCGGCAGCGCCAGCCCGCGCTCGCGCATCAGGTCGCGCAGCACGTCGGGGTAGTCGGTGATGAGGCCGTCCACGCCCCAGTCCATCAGCCGCATCATGTCGGCGCGCTGGTTCACGGTCCAGGGCATCACCTTGAAGCCCAGGCCTTGCGCTTCGCGCACGGCGGCGGGCGTGAGGTCGTTGTGCGCCGGCGACCAGATCACAGGCCCGGACGCGGTGCCCGCAGCGGCCTTGACGAGCTGCGGCGTCGAGGCGAAGGCCGCGGCATCGAGCCCGGCCGTCCAGCGGCTGTCCTTGAGCGTGCGTGGCGAGCTCAGGTAGGCGCGCGGCAGCTGCGGCGCAAGCTGCCCGACCAGCGCGAGCGTGCGCCAGTCGAAGCTCTGGATGCTCACGCGGCCGCCCATCTGCGCCTTGTCGATCTCCGCGAGCAGCGCGCGCACCATCGGCTCGGGCGCCGCGGTTTCGTCGGGCCGGGTGGGGTCGATCTTGGTTTCGATGTTGAACCGCACCGTCTCGGCGCCGGCACCGCGTGCGCGCACCTGCTCGAAGAGCGCGGCGAGCGTCGGAATGCGCTCGCCGTCGCGCGGTATCTGCAGCGCGAACTGCTTGCCGTAGTTGCTCGCGGGATCGAGGCGGCCGACGTCGTAGCGCTGCAGCTGCGCGAGCGTGAGCGCGCGGATCGCGGGGCCGCTCTTCGGCGCGAGCCAGGCGCCGTTCGCGTCGCGCGTGTGGTCGGGGTTCAGGCGGGTGTCGTGCGAGATCACGACCACGCCGTCGGCCGTGAGGCCGATGTCGAGTTCGAGCGTACTCACGCCCAGGTCGATCGCGTTCGAGAACGCGGCCAGCGTGTTCTCCGGCGCCAGGCCGCGGCCGCCGCGGTGGGCCTGCAGGTCGAAGTGCTGCCTCGGGTGCTGCGTGATCGCGGTGCAGCCCGCGGCGAGCAGGGCGCCGGCCAGGCAGGCGGCGAGCAGGCTGCGCGATGGGAAGCTCTTCATTTGAGTTGTACCTTGATGCCGTTGTCCTCGACCGTGATGTCGCCGATCTCGTAGGTCTTGCGCCCGACCGTGAGCTCTTCGGCGGTGAAGCTGCGCAGCACCTGGCCGTGCAGCAGCTCCTGCGCCACCACGGCGCCGATCTTCTGCAGCCGTTCGGCATCGCGGCCTTGCACGCCCTGCAGTTCGAGCCGCTCGGCCCGCGGCTGGTCGAGCCGGAGGGCGCGGGCCGGCGCGTCGTAGCGCAGCGCGCTGCTGACCGACACCACGCCCTGCACCGGCGAGGTGGCGAGCAGCGGGCTCGCGATCGTCAGCGCGGCGGTGATGGCCGCGCGGTTGCTGCGCGCATCGAGGCCCAGTTGGGGATCGCGCAGGCCCACCATGAAGATCTCGGCATAGCGCTCGGCGACCGGGAAGCGCCTGGCGATCTGCGCCTGCAGTTCGTCGCGCGTCGCGGTGTATTCGCTGGTGAAGAAGTTGAAGCCCGCCAGCGCCGAGAGCGGCAGCGGCAGGGCCGCGGCGCCGCAGAGGGCGCGCAGCAGCAGGCGGCGGGAAGCGGAAGGCGGGAAGGGGGTCTGCATACGGATTCGGAGCTTGCCACAGGCGGCGCGGTTCCGGCATTTTCGGCTGGCGGGCGGCCGGCGCCGCCACAGGGCATCTTCCTACGCCGGGGCATCGGCCGCGGCGCGACAAACGGCGAACGATGCAAGGCGAGACGCGAATCGGTATCTCGGGCTGGCGCTATGCGCCGTGGCGGGGCCGCTTCTATCCCGCGGGGCTGGCGCAGCGCCAGGAGCTGGAGTTCGCCTCGCGCATGCTGCCCACCATCGAGATCAACGGTTCGTTCTACTCGTTGCAGCGCCCGGTCTCGTACCAGGCGTGGCACGACGCGACGCCCGAGGGCTTCGTGTTCGCGGTGAAGGGGCCGCGCTACGTCACGCACATCCTGCGGCTGAAGGACGTGCGCACGCCGCTCGCCAATTTCTTCGCTTCGGGCGTGTTCGCGCTGCGCGACAAGCTCGGCCCCATCCTGTGGCAGCTGCCGCCTTCGTTCGCCTTCGATGCCGAGCGGCTCGATGCGTTCTTCTCGCTGCTGCCGCGGGACGGCCGCGCCGCGCTCGCGCTCGCGCGCCAGCACGACGAAAGGCTCAATGACCGCAGCTTCCTCAAGGTGCCCGCCAGGCAGCGGCTGCGGCATGCGGTCGAGGTCCGGCATGCGAGCTTCGAGACGCCCGAGTTCATCGCGCTGCTGCGCCGGCACGGCGTGGCGCTGGTGGTGGCCGACACGGCCGGGCGCTGGCCGCTGCTCGAAGACCTCTGCGCCGACTTCGTCTACATGCGGCTGCATGGCGACAAGGAGCTCTATGCCAGCGGCTACGACGCCGCGGCGCTCGACCGCTGGGCCGAGCGCATCGACGCCTGGCGCCATGGACGGCAGGTGAA
It encodes the following:
- a CDS encoding glycerophosphodiester phosphodiesterase, with the protein product MKSFPSRSLLAACLAGALLAAGCTAITQHPRQHFDLQAHRGGRGLAPENTLAAFSNAIDLGVSTLELDIGLTADGVVVISHDTRLNPDHTRDANGAWLAPKSGPAIRALTLAQLQRYDVGRLDPASNYGKQFALQIPRDGERIPTLAALFEQVRARGAGAETVRFNIETKIDPTRPDETAAPEPMVRALLAEIDKAQMGGRVSIQSFDWRTLALVGQLAPQLPRAYLSSPRTLKDSRWTAGLDAAAFASTPQLVKAAAGTASGPVIWSPAHNDLTPAAVREAQGLGFKVMPWTVNQRADMMRLMDWGVDGLITDYPDVLRDLMRERGLALPPPGRPSR
- a CDS encoding DUF72 domain-containing protein, producing the protein MQGETRIGISGWRYAPWRGRFYPAGLAQRQELEFASRMLPTIEINGSFYSLQRPVSYQAWHDATPEGFVFAVKGPRYVTHILRLKDVRTPLANFFASGVFALRDKLGPILWQLPPSFAFDAERLDAFFSLLPRDGRAALALARQHDERLNDRSFLKVPARQRLRHAVEVRHASFETPEFIALLRRHGVALVVADTAGRWPLLEDLCADFVYMRLHGDKELYASGYDAAALDRWAERIDAWRHGRQVKDARLAEPRRKMTGRKPRDVYCYFDNDVKVHAPYDAAHLAARLGVETGLGADDAFALPPGMAVRGRRGVAARK
- a CDS encoding DUF1439 domain-containing protein encodes the protein MQTPFPPSASRRLLLRALCGAAALPLPLSALAGFNFFTSEYTATRDELQAQIARRFPVAERYAEIFMVGLRDPQLGLDARSNRAAITAALTIASPLLATSPVQGVVSVSSALRYDAPARALRLDQPRAERLELQGVQGRDAERLQKIGAVVAQELLHGQVLRSFTAEELTVGRKTYEIGDITVEDNGIKVQLK
- a CDS encoding FAD-dependent oxidoreductase, whose protein sequence is MTVESNSATGGAARHVVVIGAGAVGSATAIEALRAGLRVTVIEPGEPGGPQATSYGNAGWLSSHSVVPPALPGAWRKVPGWLADPLGPLAVRWRHLPRALPWLLRYLASGWTEARVQRTADALRTLLADAPALHARLAGEAGVPQLIERRGLLHAYRSRAELEGDALAWRVRGRTGVQWEEWSAAQLRQREPDLDARYTLGIFVPEAGHCRNPGAYVAALAAHAQAAGAGRVAARATGFRIEGGRLRAVRTEAGEIACDAAAICAGARSGPLAAAAGSPVPLESERGYHVVVEGTTAGPRTPMMVADGKLIAHWMDGGLRAAGQVEIGGLEAAPDWRRAEILLRHLRAMFPALASAPAASAKHWLGHRPSLPDGLPCIGSAAASADVVLAFGHGHVGLCGSARTGRLAAQLLAGAAPEIALAPFDPRRFG
- a CDS encoding P1 family peptidase — encoded protein: MPLPSSAPSASAPPSSGAITDVPGIEVGHFSDTRRPTGCTVVLAREGAVAGVDVRGAAPGTRETDLLSPGNLVQQVHGVMLAGGSAWGLAAAEGAMRWLEERGIGMDVRFGTLPIVPAAVLFDLPMGDARIRPDAAAGYAACEAARAAMPAEGNVGAGSGALVGKLFGLHCAMKGGIGTASVTVSGVTVGALIAVNALGDVIDPDTARPVAGARTDDGRALRDTRRALLQGDAPRPLLAGTNTTIGVVATDAVLTKVQASRLANVAHDGLARAINPVHTMSDGDTLFALATGRVPLDGPGAEARPGMTVLGTMAAEAVARATLRAVLAARAVTVGELHVPCAADLAAAKG
- a CDS encoding DUF411 domain-containing protein, whose translation is MQRRTLLLRAAPMLGLASATAWPWAVSAAPAAAPTIEVWKDPNCGCCEDWVKHLEAHGFTTRVHADGNAAVRARLGVPERMGGCHTGVVGGYAVEGHVPAREIQRLLREKPKAVGLAVPGMPIGSPGMDGPAYGGRRDPYDVLLVQADGRASVYQRYR